Proteins from a genomic interval of Stenotrophomonas sp. 24(2023):
- the parC gene encoding DNA topoisomerase IV subunit A: MTDLARPVFHGFEQLPLREYAERAYLDYSMYVVLDRALPFIGDGLKPVQRRIIYSMSELGLNAASKPKKSARTVGDVIGKYHPHGDSACYEALVLMAQPFSYRYPLIEGQGNFGSSDDPKSFAAMRYTESKLTPIAEVLLGELGQGTTDWAPNFDGTLQEPTWMPARLPHLLLNGTTGIAVGMATDVPPHNLNEIVSALLHLLDDPDATVRDLCEHVKGPDYPSSAEIITPANDLRTMYETGNGSVRARATFTKEAHNVVVTALPFQVSPSKVIEQIAAQMRAKKLPWLEDVRDESDHANPVRVVLVPRSNRVDADQLMGHLFATTDMERSYRVNLNVIGMDGRPQVKNLKMLLSEWLQFRSNTVTRRLQHRLQKVERRLHLLEGLLVAFLNLDEVIHIIRTEDEPKAALIARFGLSEEQADYILETKLKQLARLEEMKIRGEQDELAKEREKIIGILDSKAKLKKLIRDELQADAKKFGDARRSPLVQRQAAQAIDETELVPSEPMTVVLSEKGWIRAAKGHDIDASTLSYRDGDALQGSVRARSTQQVAFLDSEGRAYSTPVHTLPSARGNGEPLTGRFSPAPGTSFVTLASAEPDTRFVLASSHGYGFVTRFENLIGRNKAGKAMLNLSAGSSVLSPAALANVETDRIVAVTSSGNLLAITASDLPELDKGKGNKIIEIPKAKLATERVVAIVAISPGQTLQVRSGQRTMGLKFNELDAYLGARATRGHLLPRGWQKVEGLSVE, from the coding sequence ATGACCGACCTCGCCCGCCCCGTGTTCCACGGATTCGAACAACTGCCGCTGCGCGAGTACGCCGAGCGCGCGTACCTGGACTACTCGATGTACGTGGTCCTGGACCGTGCCCTGCCGTTCATCGGCGACGGCCTCAAGCCGGTGCAGCGCCGCATCATCTATTCGATGAGCGAGCTGGGCCTGAATGCGGCGTCCAAGCCGAAGAAGTCCGCGCGCACCGTCGGCGACGTCATCGGCAAGTACCACCCGCACGGTGACAGCGCCTGCTACGAGGCGCTGGTGCTGATGGCCCAGCCGTTCTCCTACCGCTACCCGCTGATCGAGGGCCAGGGCAACTTCGGCTCCAGCGACGACCCGAAGTCGTTCGCGGCGATGCGCTATACCGAATCCAAGCTGACCCCGATCGCTGAAGTGCTGCTGGGCGAACTGGGCCAGGGCACCACCGACTGGGCGCCGAACTTCGACGGCACCCTGCAGGAACCGACCTGGATGCCGGCGCGCCTGCCGCACCTGCTGCTCAACGGCACCACCGGCATCGCCGTGGGCATGGCCACCGACGTGCCGCCGCACAACCTCAACGAGATCGTCAGTGCGCTGCTGCACCTGCTGGACGACCCCGACGCCACCGTGCGCGACCTGTGCGAGCACGTGAAGGGCCCGGACTACCCGTCCAGCGCCGAGATCATCACCCCGGCCAACGACCTGCGCACGATGTACGAGACCGGCAACGGCAGCGTGCGTGCGCGTGCCACCTTCACCAAGGAAGCGCACAACGTGGTGGTCACCGCACTGCCGTTCCAGGTGTCGCCGTCGAAGGTGATCGAGCAGATCGCCGCGCAGATGCGCGCCAAGAAGCTGCCGTGGCTGGAAGACGTGCGCGATGAATCCGACCATGCCAACCCGGTGCGCGTGGTGCTGGTGCCGCGCTCGAACCGCGTCGACGCCGACCAGCTGATGGGCCACCTGTTCGCCACCACGGACATGGAACGCAGCTACCGCGTCAACCTCAACGTGATCGGCATGGACGGCCGTCCGCAGGTGAAGAACCTGAAGATGCTGCTGTCGGAGTGGCTGCAGTTCCGCAGCAACACCGTCACCCGCCGCCTGCAGCACCGCCTGCAGAAGGTCGAGCGCCGCCTGCACCTGCTGGAAGGCCTGCTGGTGGCCTTCCTGAACCTGGACGAGGTGATCCACATCATCCGTACCGAGGACGAACCGAAGGCGGCGCTGATCGCCCGCTTCGGGCTGTCCGAGGAGCAGGCCGACTACATCCTGGAAACCAAGCTGAAGCAGCTGGCCCGCCTGGAAGAAATGAAGATCCGCGGCGAGCAGGACGAGCTGGCCAAGGAACGCGAGAAGATCATCGGCATCCTGGACAGCAAGGCCAAGCTGAAGAAGCTGATCCGCGACGAGCTGCAGGCCGATGCCAAGAAGTTCGGCGATGCGCGCCGCTCGCCGCTGGTGCAGCGCCAGGCCGCCCAGGCCATCGACGAGACCGAGCTGGTGCCGAGCGAGCCCATGACCGTCGTGCTGTCGGAGAAGGGCTGGATCCGTGCGGCCAAGGGCCACGACATCGATGCCTCCACGCTGTCCTACCGCGATGGTGATGCCCTGCAGGGTTCGGTGCGCGCACGCAGCACCCAGCAGGTCGCCTTCCTGGACAGCGAAGGCCGCGCCTACTCCACGCCGGTGCACACCCTGCCCTCGGCACGTGGCAACGGCGAACCGCTGACCGGCCGCTTCTCGCCGGCACCGGGCACCAGCTTCGTGACCCTGGCCAGCGCCGAACCGGACACCCGCTTCGTGCTGGCTTCCAGCCACGGCTATGGCTTCGTGACCCGCTTCGAGAACCTGATCGGCCGCAACAAGGCCGGCAAGGCCATGCTGAACCTGTCGGCCGGTTCGTCGGTTCTGTCGCCGGCCGCGCTGGCCAATGTGGAAACCGACCGCATCGTGGCGGTGACCAGCTCGGGCAACCTGCTGGCCATCACCGCCAGCGACCTGCCGGAACTGGACAAGGGCAAGGGCAACAAGATCATCGAGATCCCCAAGGCCAAGCTGGCCACCGAGCGCGTGGTCGCCATCGTGGCCATCAGCCCCGGCCAGACCCTGCAGGTCCGCAGCGGCCAGCGCACCATGGGCCTGAAGTTCAACGAGCTCGACGCCTACCTGGGCGCCCGCGCCACCCGTGGCCACCTGCTGCCGCGCGGCTGGCAGAAGGTGGAAGGGCTGTCGGTGGAGTGA
- a CDS encoding helix-turn-helix transcriptional regulator, which produces MNDTSGPSPSPSLPPEPPRSVVLDAEQEGDRRLLKDAALAWMEREDGMPVVGFHIDSARGLDHEVDWHHHVRGQLICVESGLLTTRTRHGTWSLAPGSAGWMPAAEPHTVAIDGPLRGWGLILAPTLCLDLPPEPCVIGISPLLHAVASRICDWVPDAAASPRQQHLVEVLLDEIREAPRQRMHLPMPHDRRLLKIVSQLLADPADERSLAQWAHWAGLSPRSLTRHFREETTLSFAQWRQQARLAEALRLLSDGRSVADIAHQLGFSSSSAFVTVFRRHFGVPPGRYLARAGQRLDPPRGLASPAASG; this is translated from the coding sequence ATGAATGACACATCCGGGCCATCGCCATCCCCCTCCCTCCCCCCTGAGCCGCCCCGGTCCGTCGTACTGGACGCTGAACAGGAAGGCGACCGCCGCCTGCTCAAGGACGCCGCACTGGCCTGGATGGAGCGCGAGGACGGCATGCCCGTGGTCGGCTTCCACATCGACAGCGCGCGCGGGCTGGACCATGAAGTGGACTGGCACCACCACGTCCGCGGCCAGCTGATCTGCGTGGAAAGCGGCCTGCTGACCACCCGCACCCGCCATGGCACCTGGTCGCTGGCGCCCGGCTCGGCCGGCTGGATGCCGGCAGCCGAGCCCCACACGGTGGCCATCGACGGGCCGCTGCGCGGCTGGGGGCTGATCCTGGCCCCGACACTGTGCCTGGACCTGCCGCCGGAACCCTGCGTGATCGGCATTTCGCCGCTGCTGCACGCGGTGGCCTCGCGCATCTGCGACTGGGTGCCCGACGCAGCGGCCAGCCCCCGCCAGCAGCATCTGGTGGAGGTCCTGCTGGATGAGATCCGCGAAGCGCCGCGGCAGCGCATGCACCTGCCGATGCCGCACGACCGGCGGCTGCTGAAGATCGTCTCGCAGCTGCTGGCCGACCCCGCCGACGAGCGCAGCCTGGCGCAGTGGGCGCACTGGGCCGGCCTGTCGCCCCGCTCGCTCACCCGCCATTTCCGCGAGGAAACCACCCTCAGCTTCGCCCAGTGGCGGCAACAGGCGCGCCTGGCCGAAGCCCTGCGCCTGCTCAGCGATGGCCGCAGCGTGGCCGACATCGCCCACCAGCTGGGTTTCAGCAGCTCCAGCGCCTTCGTCACGGTGTTCCGCCGCCACTTCGGCGTGCCCCCCGGACGCTACCTGGCCCGTGCCGGCCAGCGCCTGGACCCACCGCGCGGCTTGGCATCCCCGGCCGCATCCGGATAA
- a CDS encoding MarR family transcriptional regulator, translating to MICPATTPPSFGLLLRQVRDGLVRQLDASMAEEDLGINFTHYIGLKVLSAMAPCTANELAQAIDQVPSAVTRLLDKLEALGCVRREPHGRDRRALQIVLTDEGRVLWERLRLRGDAVMDYALRDLSPDEREQLMSLLTRIRDSLTTP from the coding sequence ATGATCTGTCCTGCCACCACTCCCCCCAGTTTCGGCCTGCTGCTGCGCCAGGTGCGCGATGGCCTGGTACGCCAGCTGGATGCTTCCATGGCCGAAGAAGACCTTGGTATCAACTTCACCCACTACATCGGCCTGAAGGTGCTCTCGGCGATGGCGCCGTGCACCGCCAACGAACTGGCCCAGGCCATCGACCAGGTGCCCAGCGCGGTGACCCGGCTGCTGGACAAGCTGGAGGCGCTGGGATGCGTGCGGCGCGAGCCGCATGGCCGCGACCGTCGTGCCCTGCAGATCGTGCTGACCGACGAAGGCCGTGTGCTGTGGGAGCGCCTGCGGCTGCGCGGCGATGCCGTGATGGATTACGCGCTGCGTGACCTCAGCCCGGACGAACGTGAGCAGTTGATGTCCCTTTTGACCCGAATCCGCGATTCCCTGACAACCCCATGA
- a CDS encoding efflux transporter outer membrane subunit has protein sequence MNTIPDRSSFRRLGRPLLLSALALALAACASSRGLQPQGHLLDVDSLHSEHTLADTDLSAAGFPAQDWWKALGDTQLDALINEGLAGHPSLDAADARLRQAEAQAGTARADRLPSLSVSGGYTGLRLPESMLGDEMGGRYGGSEQAVLDFKYGIDLWGGKRAAWEAAVDSVHAATIDAQAARLNLSASIARAYVDLAYAWQLHDVADAELARSQKSLELTRQRRSAGIDSDLQVRQAEARVPAAQQQLQAAQQRIDAGRTALAALVGKGPDRGLSIARPQPLNPATLQLPGVLPSELLGRRPDIVAARWRVEAANKQIKVARTKFYPSLNLTALGGVVAPNLGDLLKSTATFAYIGPALSLPIFDGGKLRANLANTDAQYDLAVANYNQSVLDALRDVADQVNAVRSLAQQAQSQQQAVDTARSAFDLAQQRYRAGIGSYLDVLTAQSTLLQSEQQLANLQSQQVLSSVRLSQALGGGYQPAADDAAPATASLSDSSHS, from the coding sequence ATGAACACCATCCCCGACCGCTCATCCTTCCGCCGGCTTGGCCGGCCGTTGCTGCTGTCGGCGCTGGCCCTGGCGCTGGCCGCCTGTGCCAGCAGCCGTGGCCTGCAGCCGCAGGGCCACCTGCTGGACGTGGACAGCCTGCACAGCGAACACACCCTGGCCGACACCGATCTGAGCGCTGCCGGTTTCCCGGCGCAGGACTGGTGGAAGGCGCTGGGTGATACCCAGCTTGATGCCCTCATCAATGAAGGCCTGGCCGGCCACCCGAGCCTGGACGCGGCCGATGCGCGCCTGCGCCAGGCTGAAGCCCAGGCCGGCACCGCCCGTGCCGACCGCCTGCCCAGCCTGTCGGTGTCCGGTGGCTATACCGGCCTGCGCCTGCCCGAATCGATGCTCGGTGACGAGATGGGCGGCCGCTACGGCGGCAGCGAGCAGGCCGTGCTCGACTTCAAGTACGGTATCGACCTGTGGGGCGGCAAGCGCGCGGCCTGGGAAGCGGCAGTGGACAGCGTCCATGCCGCCACCATCGACGCGCAGGCGGCACGCCTGAACCTGTCGGCCAGCATTGCCCGCGCCTACGTGGATCTGGCCTATGCCTGGCAGCTGCATGACGTGGCCGATGCCGAACTGGCCCGTTCGCAGAAGTCGCTGGAACTGACCCGCCAGCGCCGCAGCGCCGGTATCGACAGCGACCTGCAGGTGCGCCAGGCCGAGGCCCGCGTGCCGGCCGCGCAGCAGCAGCTGCAGGCCGCGCAGCAGCGCATCGATGCGGGCCGCACCGCACTGGCCGCGCTGGTCGGCAAGGGCCCGGACCGTGGCCTGTCGATCGCCCGCCCGCAGCCGCTGAACCCGGCCACGCTGCAGCTGCCGGGCGTGCTGCCCAGCGAACTGCTGGGCCGTCGCCCGGACATCGTCGCCGCACGCTGGCGCGTGGAAGCGGCCAACAAGCAGATCAAGGTGGCCAGGACGAAGTTCTATCCCAGCCTGAACCTGACCGCGCTGGGCGGCGTCGTCGCGCCGAACCTGGGTGACCTGCTCAAGAGCACCGCCACCTTCGCCTACATCGGCCCGGCGCTGAGCCTGCCGATCTTCGATGGTGGCAAGCTGCGCGCCAACCTGGCCAACACCGATGCGCAGTACGACCTGGCGGTGGCCAACTACAACCAGAGCGTGCTGGACGCGCTGCGCGATGTGGCCGACCAGGTCAACGCGGTGCGCTCGCTGGCCCAGCAGGCGCAGTCGCAGCAGCAGGCGGTGGATACCGCGCGCTCGGCCTTCGACCTGGCCCAGCAGCGCTACCGCGCCGGCATCGGCAGCTACCTGGACGTGCTGACCGCGCAGTCCACGCTGCTGCAGTCCGAACAGCAGCTGGCCAACCTGCAGTCGCAGCAGGTGCTGTCCTCGGTGCGCCTGAGCCAGGCGTTGGGGGGCGGCTACCAGCCGGCCGCCGATGACGCTGCCCCGGCCACCGCCTCCCTTTCCGATTCGTCGCATTCCTGA
- the emrA gene encoding multidrug efflux MFS transporter periplasmic adaptor subunit EmrA produces MSQTSNTAAPAAAPSRRGKLLRGLFVIVVLLLAALALWYFMFGRWFEETDDAYVQGNQVQITPLVAGTVVAIAADDGMRVERGQLLVQLDPSDTEVALQQAEANLAKTVRQTRGLYRSVEGAQADLDARQISLKRVREDFARRKDLAATGAISHEELAHARDELAAAEAAVAGSRETVERNRALVDDTVIATQPDVQAAAAQLRQAFLNNARAGIVAPVTGYVARRSVQVGQRVQPGNALMAVVPTEQMWVEANFKETQLRHMRLGQEVELKSDLYGGDVTYKGTLTSLGLGTGSAFSLLPAQNASGNWIKIVQRVPVRIAIDAKQLAEHPLRIGLSMKAEVSLRDQKGEVLPAKAAKGTVFDTDVYAKQLHDADEVIHTIIQGNLPQQAKAS; encoded by the coding sequence ATGAGCCAGACCTCCAACACTGCGGCCCCCGCGGCCGCCCCCAGCCGCCGCGGCAAGCTGCTGCGCGGGCTTTTCGTCATCGTCGTGCTGCTGCTGGCCGCACTGGCGCTGTGGTACTTCATGTTCGGCCGTTGGTTCGAGGAAACCGACGATGCCTACGTACAGGGCAACCAGGTGCAGATCACCCCGCTGGTGGCCGGCACCGTGGTGGCCATCGCCGCCGATGACGGCATGCGCGTGGAGCGCGGCCAGCTGCTGGTGCAGCTGGACCCGTCCGATACCGAAGTGGCGTTGCAGCAGGCTGAAGCCAACCTGGCCAAGACCGTGCGCCAGACCCGCGGCCTGTACCGCAGCGTGGAAGGGGCGCAGGCCGACCTGGATGCGCGCCAGATCTCGCTCAAGCGCGTGCGCGAAGACTTCGCCCGCCGCAAGGACCTGGCCGCGACCGGTGCCATCTCGCACGAAGAACTGGCCCACGCCCGCGATGAACTGGCGGCGGCCGAAGCGGCCGTGGCCGGTTCACGCGAAACCGTCGAGCGCAACCGCGCGCTGGTCGATGACACCGTGATCGCCACCCAGCCGGACGTGCAGGCCGCCGCCGCGCAGCTGCGCCAGGCCTTCCTCAACAATGCCCGTGCCGGCATCGTCGCGCCGGTCACCGGCTACGTCGCCCGCCGTTCGGTGCAGGTCGGCCAGCGCGTACAGCCGGGCAATGCCCTGATGGCCGTGGTGCCGACCGAGCAGATGTGGGTGGAAGCCAACTTCAAGGAAACCCAGCTGCGCCACATGCGCCTGGGCCAGGAAGTGGAACTGAAGTCGGACCTGTACGGCGGTGACGTGACCTACAAGGGCACGCTGACCAGCCTGGGCCTGGGCACCGGTTCGGCGTTCTCGCTGCTGCCGGCGCAGAACGCCAGCGGCAACTGGATCAAGATCGTCCAGCGCGTGCCGGTGCGCATCGCCATCGATGCCAAGCAGCTGGCCGAACACCCGCTGCGCATCGGCCTGTCGATGAAGGCCGAAGTGAGCCTGCGCGACCAGAAGGGCGAAGTGCTGCCGGCCAAGGCCGCCAAGGGCACGGTGTTCGACACCGATGTGTATGCCAAGCAGCTGCATGATGCCGACGAGGTGATCCACACGATCATCCAGGGCAACCTGCCGCAGCAGGCCAAGGCGAGCTGA
- the emrB gene encoding multidrug efflux MFS transporter permease subunit EmrB — protein MSAQAPAAPGAPGAPAAPGAAAGFLPPSVALCTVGLAMASFMQVLDTTIANVSLPTIAGNLGASSQQATWVITSFAVSTAIALPLTGWLSRRFGERKLFVWATLAFVITSLLCGLAQSMGMLVLSRALQGFVAGPMYPITQSLLVSIYPREKRGQALALLAMITVVAPICGPILGGWITDNYSWEWIFLINVPLGIFAALVVGSQLKGRPEHVEKPKMDYIGLITLVIGVGALQLVLDLGNDEDWFSSMKIVVLACVAVVALTVFLIWELTDKDPIVDLKLFRHRNFRAGTLAMVVAYAAFFSVALLIPQWLQRDMGYTAIWAGLATAPIGVLPVIMTPFVGKYASRFDMRLLASIAFVFLSLTSFLRSGFNLQVDFHHVAGVQLIMGIGVALFFMPVLQILLSDLDGREIAAGSGLATFLRTLGGSFAASLTTWLWARRTQVHHADLTEHISAYQPGMQDQVAAMGQGNLQNGAAVLNNMINHQASQMGFNDIFFLLGWIFLAIITFLWLAKPPFGAGAGAAAGGGH, from the coding sequence ATGTCCGCACAAGCTCCAGCCGCGCCCGGGGCACCGGGCGCACCGGCGGCGCCGGGTGCGGCCGCCGGCTTCCTGCCGCCCAGCGTGGCGCTGTGCACCGTCGGCCTGGCGATGGCCTCGTTCATGCAGGTGCTCGACACCACCATCGCCAACGTCTCGCTGCCGACCATCGCCGGCAACCTCGGTGCCAGTTCGCAGCAGGCGACCTGGGTCATCACCTCGTTCGCGGTCAGCACGGCCATCGCGCTGCCGCTGACCGGCTGGCTCAGCCGCCGCTTCGGCGAGCGCAAGCTGTTCGTCTGGGCCACGCTGGCCTTCGTCATCACCTCGCTGCTGTGCGGCCTGGCGCAGAGCATGGGCATGCTGGTGCTGTCGCGTGCCCTGCAGGGCTTCGTGGCCGGCCCGATGTACCCGATCACCCAGTCGCTGCTGGTGTCGATCTACCCCCGTGAAAAACGCGGGCAGGCGCTGGCGCTGCTGGCGATGATCACCGTGGTGGCGCCGATCTGCGGCCCCATCCTCGGCGGCTGGATCACCGACAACTACAGCTGGGAATGGATCTTCCTGATCAACGTGCCGCTGGGCATCTTCGCCGCGCTGGTGGTGGGCAGCCAGCTCAAGGGCCGACCCGAGCATGTCGAGAAGCCGAAGATGGATTACATCGGCCTGATCACCCTGGTGATCGGCGTGGGCGCGCTGCAGCTGGTGCTCGACCTGGGCAACGACGAGGACTGGTTCTCGTCGATGAAGATCGTGGTGCTGGCCTGCGTGGCGGTGGTGGCGTTGACGGTGTTCCTGATCTGGGAACTGACCGACAAGGATCCGATCGTCGACCTGAAGCTGTTCCGCCACCGCAACTTCCGGGCCGGTACGCTGGCGATGGTGGTGGCCTATGCGGCGTTCTTCAGCGTGGCCTTGCTGATCCCGCAGTGGCTGCAGCGTGACATGGGCTACACCGCCATCTGGGCGGGCCTGGCGACCGCGCCGATCGGCGTGTTGCCGGTGATCATGACGCCGTTCGTGGGCAAGTACGCCTCGCGCTTCGACATGCGTCTGCTGGCCAGCATCGCGTTCGTGTTCCTGTCGCTGACCAGCTTCCTGCGCTCGGGCTTCAACCTGCAGGTGGACTTCCACCATGTGGCCGGCGTGCAGCTGATCATGGGCATTGGTGTCGCCCTGTTCTTCATGCCGGTGCTGCAGATCCTGCTGTCGGATCTGGATGGCCGTGAAATCGCCGCCGGTTCGGGCCTGGCCACGTTCCTGCGCACGCTGGGCGGCAGCTTCGCCGCCTCGTTGACCACCTGGCTGTGGGCGCGCCGTACCCAGGTGCACCACGCGGACCTGACCGAGCACATCTCGGCCTACCAGCCGGGCATGCAGGACCAGGTGGCGGCGATGGGGCAGGGCAACCTGCAGAACGGTGCGGCCGTGCTCAACAACATGATCAACCACCAGGCGTCGCAGATGGGCTTCAACGACATCTTCTTCCTGCTGGGCTGGATCTTCCTGGCGATCATCACCTTCCTGTGGCTGGCCAAGCCGCCGTTCGGTGCGGGCGCCGGTGCCGCCGCTGGCGGCGGGCACTGA
- a CDS encoding LysR substrate-binding domain-containing protein gives MRLDLADLRLFLSVAEAGSITAGAAKAHLALASASERLRMIEDDAGTPLLNRHPRGVSLTEAGAALAHHARLILQQQAQLRGELQAFAHGARGTLHLYANTAALTTYLPVRLAPWLVQRPRLRVELHERTSIDIVQALRAGQAEAGILSDAVAADGLQRHVVAEDPLVLLLPRQHRLAAHRALAFTDVLGETFIALADGNALQSCIDTQASEAGRMLDVRIRMKTFDGLCMMVGHGIGVGIVPRTIARLHRRATHTVAVPLKDAWTQRRLCACFAQWKALSTPMRSLLTHLGVEPEKKREMVLTHPAP, from the coding sequence ATGCGGCTGGACCTGGCAGACCTGCGCCTGTTCCTGTCGGTCGCCGAGGCCGGCAGCATCACGGCCGGCGCGGCAAAGGCCCACCTGGCGCTGGCCTCGGCCAGCGAGCGTCTGCGCATGATCGAAGACGACGCAGGCACGCCCCTGCTCAACCGCCACCCCCGCGGCGTCAGCCTGACCGAGGCCGGGGCCGCGCTCGCCCACCACGCCCGGCTGATCCTGCAGCAGCAGGCCCAGCTGCGCGGCGAACTGCAGGCGTTCGCCCACGGGGCCCGCGGCACCCTGCACCTGTATGCCAACACCGCCGCACTGACCACCTACCTTCCCGTGCGGTTGGCCCCATGGCTGGTGCAGCGCCCGCGGCTGCGCGTCGAACTGCACGAGCGCACCAGCATCGACATCGTGCAGGCACTCCGCGCCGGCCAGGCCGAAGCAGGCATCCTCAGCGATGCCGTTGCCGCCGATGGGCTGCAGCGCCATGTCGTGGCCGAAGATCCGCTGGTGCTGCTGCTTCCCCGCCAGCATCGCCTCGCCGCGCACCGTGCGCTGGCGTTCACCGACGTGCTTGGCGAAACCTTCATCGCGCTGGCCGATGGCAATGCACTGCAGTCATGCATCGACACACAGGCCAGCGAAGCCGGCCGCATGCTGGATGTGCGCATCCGCATGAAGACCTTCGATGGCCTGTGCATGATGGTCGGCCATGGCATCGGCGTAGGCATCGTGCCGCGCACGATCGCCCGCCTGCATCGGCGTGCTACCCACACGGTCGCGGTTCCGCTGAAGGATGCCTGGACACAGCGCCGCCTGTGCGCGTGTTTCGCACAGTGGAAAGCACTCAGTACGCCGATGCGCAGCCTGCTGACACACCTGGGCGTGGAGCCCGAAAAAAAGCGTGAAATGGTGTTGACACATCCCGCGCCGTAA
- a CDS encoding sulfite exporter TauE/SafE family protein has translation MDERAYFYLLLVAVFVLAGVVKGVTGMGLPTVAMGLLGGVLSPVAAASLLFIPTFVTNAWQLLAGPSAGRTVRRLWPMMLAVVVVTVPAATLLVRVDRVWSRAALGAALVVYAAYALAAPVLRVPQRRERWLGPLAGALSALVAGMTGVFVMPVVPYLQALELQREELVQALGLAFTVSTIALTAGLVLHGAFGVQQLGLSALAVLPALLGMWLGQVIRQRISARVFRACFLGLLLLLGLELVLRPLF, from the coding sequence ATGGATGAACGTGCATATTTCTATCTGTTGCTGGTGGCGGTGTTCGTGCTGGCCGGGGTGGTCAAGGGCGTGACCGGCATGGGCTTGCCGACCGTGGCGATGGGCTTGCTGGGCGGCGTGCTGTCGCCGGTGGCGGCGGCTTCCCTGTTGTTCATTCCCACCTTCGTCACCAACGCCTGGCAGCTGCTGGCGGGGCCATCGGCCGGGCGTACCGTGCGCCGGCTGTGGCCGATGATGCTGGCGGTGGTGGTGGTGACCGTGCCGGCGGCCACCTTGCTGGTGCGGGTGGACCGCGTCTGGTCGCGCGCGGCCCTGGGGGCGGCGCTGGTGGTGTACGCGGCCTATGCGCTGGCGGCGCCGGTGCTGCGCGTGCCGCAGCGGCGCGAGCGTTGGCTTGGGCCGCTGGCCGGTGCGCTGTCGGCCCTGGTGGCCGGCATGACGGGAGTGTTCGTGATGCCTGTGGTGCCTTACCTGCAGGCGCTTGAGCTGCAGCGCGAGGAGCTTGTGCAGGCGTTGGGGCTGGCATTCACCGTCTCCACGATCGCGCTCACCGCCGGGCTGGTGCTGCACGGTGCATTCGGCGTGCAGCAGCTGGGACTGAGTGCGCTGGCGGTACTGCCGGCGTTGCTGGGCATGTGGCTGGGGCAGGTGATCCGGCAGCGGATCAGCGCACGGGTGTTCCGCGCCTGTTTCCTGGGGTTGCTGTTGCTGCTCGGGTTGGAGCTGGTGCTGCGGCCGTTGTTCTGA